From Actinoplanes oblitus, a single genomic window includes:
- a CDS encoding S1 family peptidase yields MRQWTLVLFSLIAWLTLSCPAQPAHAIANGTAVSPGKYGFAVKLTDYDIPVKGGGTRDSSCSGGLIAPHWVLTAAHCFRDVNGKRVSRPVARKTVVTLAGSKQTAQVIAVRQSGTADVALAELDVAITDVRPLRLGRHAPEVGSSVRLVGYGLLRAGTTKTPDRPRTGVFRVSSVSELEIGMSGVRPERTTSPCEHDSGGPYFTVAEDGTATVVGVVSHGPDCPHTGADQAGRVDAVAGWIQSVIGKDKAATTKPRPDARSAKPVAGPPEPVADGIPASWKFVGAGVVTLLIVVGFGRLAAGDGSWRRGTRRRRGTRRRRG; encoded by the coding sequence ATGCGGCAGTGGACCCTCGTCCTGTTCTCGCTGATCGCGTGGCTCACGCTGAGCTGCCCGGCACAGCCGGCGCACGCCATCGCGAACGGCACCGCCGTATCGCCCGGGAAGTACGGGTTCGCGGTCAAGCTCACCGACTACGACATCCCGGTGAAGGGTGGCGGCACCCGGGACAGCTCGTGCTCGGGCGGCCTGATCGCGCCGCACTGGGTGCTGACCGCCGCGCACTGCTTCCGGGACGTCAACGGCAAGCGGGTCTCCCGGCCGGTGGCCCGCAAGACGGTGGTGACGCTCGCCGGAAGCAAACAAACCGCCCAGGTCATCGCGGTACGCCAGAGCGGGACGGCGGACGTGGCGCTGGCCGAGCTCGACGTCGCGATCACCGACGTGCGGCCGTTGCGGCTGGGCCGACACGCACCGGAGGTGGGATCGAGCGTGCGGCTGGTGGGGTACGGGTTGCTCCGGGCCGGGACCACGAAGACCCCGGACCGGCCGCGGACCGGGGTGTTCCGGGTCAGCTCGGTCAGTGAGCTGGAGATCGGGATGTCCGGGGTGCGGCCGGAGCGGACCACCAGCCCGTGCGAGCACGACTCGGGTGGCCCGTACTTCACTGTCGCCGAGGACGGGACGGCCACCGTCGTCGGGGTGGTGAGTCACGGGCCGGACTGCCCGCATACCGGGGCCGACCAGGCGGGACGGGTGGACGCGGTGGCCGGCTGGATCCAGTCGGTGATCGGGAAGGACAAGGCGGCCACGACGAAGCCACGCCCGGACGCCCGGTCGGCGAAGCCCGTGGCGGGACCGCCGGAGCCGGTCGCGGACGGGATCCCGGCGTCCTGGAAGTTCGTCGGGGCGGGGGTGGTGACGCTGCTGATCGTGGTGGGGTTCGGGCGGCTGGCAGCGGGGGATGGCAGCTGGCGGCGAGGGACCCGGCGGCGGCGCGGGACCCGGCGTCGGCGCGGGTAG